A genome region from Geobacter pickeringii includes the following:
- the murB gene encoding UDP-N-acetylmuramate dehydrogenase, whose protein sequence is MTDDLFVALRARVRGEILRNEPMARHTSLKVGGPADFFVTPADRDDLQELMAVATETGTPFFVVGGGFNLLVRDGGIRGVVISLTRLADRERLTENRVRVEAGVANRELVRFLMQEGLAGLEFLDGIPGSIGGALAMNAGAHGGSVLDRVEELVTLHDGRLRRTRRDEFDYGYRFLRLIPGEIIVEGTFRLEAGTEREMGARVEELWLQRAISQKVGYPNAGSFFKNPEGGTAWRLIADCGLRGAVEGGAQVSEVHSNFLVNRGGATAGDFLALAARIKEEVKRKTGTSLEEEVRIVGEP, encoded by the coding sequence TTGACAGACGATCTCTTCGTCGCGCTCCGCGCCCGGGTGAGGGGGGAAATCCTCCGGAACGAGCCGATGGCGCGCCACACGTCACTCAAGGTTGGCGGCCCGGCCGACTTCTTCGTCACCCCGGCCGACCGGGATGACCTGCAGGAGCTGATGGCGGTGGCGACCGAGACCGGCACCCCGTTTTTCGTGGTGGGGGGAGGGTTCAACCTCCTCGTGCGGGACGGGGGAATCCGGGGGGTGGTGATCTCCCTGACACGGCTGGCAGACCGGGAACGCCTCACGGAGAACCGGGTTCGGGTGGAGGCGGGGGTGGCAAACCGGGAACTCGTCCGGTTTCTCATGCAGGAGGGGCTCGCCGGCCTTGAGTTCCTCGACGGCATCCCTGGCAGCATCGGCGGTGCCCTGGCCATGAATGCCGGGGCCCACGGCGGGTCGGTGCTCGACCGGGTCGAAGAGCTGGTGACGCTGCACGATGGCCGTCTGCGGCGGACCCGGCGGGACGAGTTCGATTACGGCTACCGGTTTCTCCGTCTCATCCCGGGAGAGATCATCGTTGAGGGGACGTTTCGGCTGGAGGCCGGGACGGAGCGGGAGATGGGGGCGCGGGTCGAGGAACTCTGGCTCCAGCGGGCCATAAGTCAAAAAGTTGGCTACCCCAACGCCGGGTCGTTCTTCAAGAATCCCGAGGGGGGCACGGCGTGGCGGCTGATCGCCGATTGCGGGCTTCGGGGGGCAGTGGAGGGAGGTGCACAGGTCTCGGAGGTGCACAGCAATTTCCTCGTCAACCGGGGGGGAGCGACCGCCGGCGATTTTCTGGCCCTGGCAGCCCGCATAAAAGAGGAAGTAAAGCGGAAAACCGGCACGTCTCTTGAAGAAGAGGTGCGCATCGTCGGTGAGCCGTAA
- a CDS encoding D-alanine--D-alanine ligase yields MTRDELKTKKIGVLMGGLSAEREVSLASGAAVLQALRVRGYDAVAVDMDRDLPQVLAREGIDVAFIALHGRYGEDGAVQGALELVGIPYTGSGVLASALAMNKIFAKQVFAASGLTVAPYRVLRRGETPDVDSLGFSFPLVVKPSQEGSSVGVSIVRSAAALPAALEMAFRYDREILVEQFVKGREIQVGILDDRAMGAIEIVPKNEFYDYEAKYTDGMAEHICPPVLAPELYRKLLAEGEKAHGALGCSGHSRVDFLVTEAGECFLLEVNTLPGMTSLSLLPEIAQKEAGIGFEELVERILGSASLKIAAGE; encoded by the coding sequence ATGACGCGAGACGAATTGAAAACCAAAAAAATAGGCGTACTTATGGGGGGGCTTTCCGCCGAGCGGGAGGTTTCCCTTGCCAGTGGCGCCGCGGTCCTGCAGGCGCTCCGGGTGCGGGGATATGACGCCGTCGCCGTCGATATGGACCGCGATCTCCCGCAGGTTCTGGCTCGGGAGGGGATCGACGTTGCCTTCATCGCGCTCCATGGCCGCTACGGCGAGGACGGTGCGGTCCAGGGTGCACTGGAGCTCGTGGGAATTCCGTACACCGGCTCCGGTGTGCTCGCCAGCGCCCTTGCCATGAACAAGATCTTTGCCAAGCAGGTCTTTGCGGCCAGTGGCCTCACCGTTGCCCCGTACCGGGTGCTCCGCCGGGGAGAGACGCCGGATGTCGACTCCCTCGGATTCTCGTTTCCGCTGGTGGTGAAGCCTTCCCAGGAGGGGTCGTCGGTGGGGGTGAGCATCGTGCGGTCGGCCGCGGCCCTTCCCGCGGCCCTGGAGATGGCGTTTCGGTACGACCGGGAGATCCTCGTGGAGCAGTTCGTGAAGGGCCGGGAGATCCAGGTGGGGATCCTCGACGACCGCGCCATGGGGGCCATCGAGATCGTGCCGAAGAACGAGTTCTACGATTACGAGGCCAAGTACACCGACGGCATGGCCGAGCATATCTGTCCGCCGGTCCTTGCACCCGAGCTGTACCGGAAGCTCCTGGCCGAGGGGGAGAAGGCCCACGGCGCCCTTGGCTGCTCCGGCCACAGCCGGGTCGATTTCCTCGTGACTGAAGCCGGAGAGTGTTTCCTCCTGGAGGTCAATACCCTGCCGGGAATGACCTCCCTGAGTCTGCTGCCGGAGATCGCCCAGAAAGAGGCGGGAATCGGCTTCGAAGAATTGGTGGAACGGATTCTCGGCTCCGCCTCGCTGAAGATTGCTGCCGGGGAGTAG
- a CDS encoding cell division protein FtsQ/DivIB — protein MRDLHVKTRIKPANNANRVKRERKPINWRPLVTWGSRIVCGALLVTVAGILCYEGYRCASRVRINVLQLETIEVSKLKHLTRDEVIAESGVKAGDSMVGLRLRRIGEQLAKNPWIEKVQVRRYFPHTLAFEVTEREPVAVVNMGFLYYLDAKGEVFKPLTHGDSLNYPVITGVTEDDLARDPEGTRKSLTASVALMGLLQKSQAFSLADVSEIHIDKGFGFTLFTAAGGVPVRLGNDGFDVKLSRLAHIYGELRGNLTALQYIDLDYHDKIIVKKG, from the coding sequence ATGCGCGACCTACACGTAAAGACACGGATCAAACCGGCGAACAACGCCAACCGCGTGAAGCGGGAGCGGAAGCCGATCAACTGGCGCCCCCTCGTCACGTGGGGGAGTCGGATCGTCTGCGGTGCGCTCCTCGTTACGGTGGCCGGCATCCTCTGCTACGAGGGGTACCGGTGTGCGTCCCGCGTGCGGATCAATGTCCTGCAGCTTGAAACGATCGAGGTCTCGAAACTGAAGCACCTGACGCGGGACGAGGTGATTGCCGAGTCCGGGGTCAAGGCAGGCGATTCGATGGTCGGGCTTCGGCTTCGCCGCATCGGCGAGCAGCTTGCCAAGAATCCCTGGATCGAGAAGGTGCAGGTCCGGCGCTACTTCCCCCACACCCTCGCCTTCGAGGTGACGGAGCGGGAGCCGGTGGCGGTGGTGAACATGGGGTTTCTCTACTATCTGGACGCCAAGGGAGAGGTCTTCAAGCCGCTGACCCATGGTGACAGCCTCAACTACCCGGTCATCACCGGCGTCACCGAGGACGACCTGGCCCGGGACCCGGAGGGGACCAGAAAGTCGCTCACGGCGTCGGTGGCCTTGATGGGGCTTTTGCAGAAGAGTCAGGCTTTTTCCCTGGCCGATGTCTCCGAGATCCACATCGACAAGGGGTTCGGCTTCACGCTCTTCACCGCCGCCGGCGGCGTGCCGGTGAGGCTCGGCAACGACGGCTTCGACGTGAAGCTTTCCCGGTTGGCCCATATCTACGGCGAGCTCAGGGGGAATCTGACGGCGCTGCAGTACATCGACCTCGACTACCATGACAAGATCATCGTGAAAAAGGGATAG